In Acidiferrobacteraceae bacterium, one genomic interval encodes:
- the ilvN gene encoding acetolactate synthase small subunit, giving the protein MRHIISILMENESGALSRVAGLFSARGYNIESLTVAPTDDPTLSRMTLVTRGSEDVIEQITKQLNKLVDVVKLVDLTEGPHIEREMLMVKVKALGDSREEVKRLVEIFRGRIIDVTESSYVVELTGTGEKLDAFIQALRGAGIIEVVRSGVSGIARGEKGLRV; this is encoded by the coding sequence ATGCGCCACATCATCTCGATCCTGATGGAAAACGAGTCGGGAGCCCTGTCCCGCGTTGCCGGTTTGTTTTCCGCCCGTGGTTACAATATCGAGTCCCTGACCGTGGCGCCAACGGATGACCCGACCCTGTCACGCATGACCCTGGTGACCCGTGGTTCCGAGGATGTTATCGAGCAGATCACCAAGCAGCTGAACAAGCTGGTGGATGTGGTCAAGCTGGTGGACCTTACCGAAGGTCCGCACATCGAGCGCGAGATGCTGATGGTCAAGGTGAAGGCCCTGGGCGATTCGCGCGAAGAGGTCAAACGCCTGGTAGAGATCTTTCGCGGGCGCATCATTGATGTGACCGAGTCGTCCTATGTGGTCGAGCTTACGGGCACCGGCGAAAAGCTGGATGCCTTCATCCAGGCGCTTCGCGGGGCAGGAATTATCGAGGTCGTGCGGTCCGGGGTGTCCGGCATCGCGCGGGGTGAAAAGGGCCTGCGGGTTTGA